From Columba livia isolate bColLiv1 breed racing homer chromosome 5, bColLiv1.pat.W.v2, whole genome shotgun sequence, one genomic window encodes:
- the ANKRD13D gene encoding ankyrin repeat domain-containing protein 13D isoform X1 translates to MARPGDTFPLHRLVWHNRHQALDSALRSGTHDVELTDPRGRTPLELAVSLGHLESVRVLLRHNANVGRENANGWTVLQEAVSTGDPEMVQLVLQYRDYQRATRRLAGIPELLSKLRRASDFYVEMKWEFTSWVPLVSKVCPSDVYRVWKRGESLRVDTTLLGFEHMTWQRGRRSYIFKGDEDGAVVMEVDHDKQVVYTETLALALHEPDLLLAAMQPSEEHVAGRLTSPIVSTHLDTRNIAFERNKSGIWGWRSEKMEVVSGYEAKVYSASNVELVTKTRTEHLSDQDKSRSKGSKTPFHSFLGIAQQHGTHNGAPVLQAASPTNPTAITPEEYFDPHFDLETRNIGRPIEMSSKVQRFKATLWLCEQHPLSLAEQVTPIIDLMAISNAHFAKLRDFITLKLPPGFPVKIEIPLFHVLNARITFSNLCGCDQPLGSVRVCTPSYPPGTQPPGTQPPSAKGPPAGGAAGWPFPCEVEPGVFEVPAGYTVLGAGRSEPLRDEDDDLLQFAIQQSLLDAGTETDQVTIWEALTNTRPGTDPPPYDEDLQLERALQESMLLQAGPSADPPAAGSPPGAGRGTPPGPPGYGSFAEQLRLAMALSEREQEEQERRRREEDEELQRILRLSLTDK, encoded by the exons ATGGCCCGGCCCGGAGACACCTTCCCGCTGCACCGGCTCGTCTGGCACAACCGGCACCAGGCGCTGGACAGCGCCCTGCGCTCCGGCACG CACGACGTGGAGCTGACGGACCCCCGCGGGAGGACCCCGCTGGAGCTGGCCGTGTCCCTGGGCCACCTGGAGTCGGTGCGGGTGCTGCTGCGGCACAACGCCAACGTGGGCCGCGAGAATGCCAACGGCTGGACGG tgctgcaggaggCGGTGAGCACGGGGGACCCCGAGATGGTGCAGCTGGTGCTCCAGTACCGCGACTACCAGCGGGCGACGCGGCGGCTCGCCGGCATCCCCGAGCTGCTCAGCAAACTGCGCCGG GCATCCGACTTCTATGTGGAGATGAAGTGGGAGTTCACCAGCTGGG TGCCCCTGGTCTCCAAGGTCTGTCCCAGCGACGTTTACCGCGTCTGGAAGCGGGGGGAGAGCCTGCGCGTTGACACCACGCTGCTGGGCTTCGAGCACATGACGTGGCAGCGCGGCCGCCGCAGCTACATCTTCAAGGGGGACG AGGACGGCGCGGTGGTGATGGAGGTGGACCACGACAAGCAGGTGGTCTACACAGAGACCTTGGCCTTGGCCTTGCACGAGCCCGACCTGCTGCTGGCGGCCATGCAGCCCTCGGAGGAGCACGTGGCCGGGCGGCTGACGTCCCCCATCGTCTCCACGCACCTGGACACCAGGAACATCGCCTTTGAGag gaaCAAGTCGGGGATCTGGGGCTGGCGCTCAGAGAAGATGGAGGTGGTCAGCGGCTACGAGGCCAAG GTGTACAGCGCCAGCAACGTGGAGCTGGTCACCAAGACCAGGACAGAGCACCTGTCCGACCAGGACAAGTCACGCAGCAAAG GCTCCAAGACCCCCTTCCACTCCTTCCTGGGCATCGCGCAGCAGCACGGCACCCACAACGGG GCACCCGTGCTGCAGGCTGCCAGCCCCACCAACCCCACAGCCATCACCCCCGAGGAGTATTTCGACCCCCACTTCGACCTGGAGACCCGCAACATTGGGCGCCCCATCGAGATGTCCAGCAAGGTGCAGAG GTTCAAGGCCACGCTGTGGCTGTGCGAGCAGCACCCGCTGTCGCTGGCAGAGCAGGTGACCCCCATCATCGACCTCATGGCCATCTCCAACGCCCACTTCGCCAAGCTGCGCGACTTCATCACCCTCAAGCTGCCGCCCGGTTTTCCTGTCAAGATCG AGATCCCCCTGTTCCACGTCCTCAACGCCCGCATCACCTTCAGCAACCTGTGCGGGTGCGACCAGCCGCTGGGCTCCGTGCGGGTCTGCACCCCCAGCTACCCCCCCGGCACACAGCCCCCCGGCACACAGCCCCCCAGCGCCAAAG GGCCCCCCGCAGGGGGTGCAGCAGGCTGGCCGTTCCCGTGCGAGGTGGAGCCGGGGGTGTTCGAGGTGCCGGCGGGGTACACGGTGCTGGGCGCGGGGCGCAGCGAGCCCCTGCGGGATGAGGATGACGACCTGCTGCAGTTCGCCATCCAGCAGAGCCTGCTCGACGCCGGCACCGAGACCGACCAG GTGACCATTTGGGAGGCGCTGACCAACACCCGCCCGGGCACCGACCCACCCCCCTACGACGAGGACCTGCAGCTGGAGCG AGCCCTGCAGGAGAGCATGCTGCTGCAGGCCGGCCCCAGCGCCGACCCCCCGGCAGCCGGGAGCCCCCCCGGGGCAGGTAGGGGCACCCCTCCAGGCCCCCCCGGCTACGGCAGCTTCGCGGAGCAGCTGCGCTTGGCCATGGCGCTCTCAGAgcgggagcaggaggagcaggagcggCGCCGGCGcgaggaggatgaggagctCCAGCGCATCCTGCGCCTGTCCCTCACCGACAAGTAG
- the ANKRD13D gene encoding ankyrin repeat domain-containing protein 13D isoform X3, protein MARPGDTFPLHRLVWHNRHQALDSALRSGTHDVELTDPRGRTPLELAVSLGHLESVRVLLRHNANVGRENANGWTVLQEAVSTGDPEMVQLVLQYRDYQRATRRLAGIPELLSKLRRASDFYVEMKWEFTSWVPLVSKVCPSDVYRVWKRGESLRVDTTLLGFEHMTWQRGRRSYIFKGDEDGAVVMEVDHDKQVVYTETLALALHEPDLLLAAMQPSEEHVAGRLTSPIVSTHLDTRNIAFERNKSGIWGWRSEKMEVVSGYEAKVYSASNVELVTKTRTEHLSDQDKSRSKGSKTPFHSFLGIAQQHGTHNGAASPTNPTAITPEEYFDPHFDLETRNIGRPIEMSSKVQRFKATLWLCEQHPLSLAEQVTPIIDLMAISNAHFAKLRDFITLKLPPGFPVKIEIPLFHVLNARITFSNLCGCDQPLGSVRVCTPSYPPGTQPPGTQPPSAKGPPAGGAAGWPFPCEVEPGVFEVPAGYTVLGAGRSEPLRDEDDDLLQFAIQQSLLDAGTETDQVTIWEALTNTRPGTDPPPYDEDLQLERALQESMLLQAGPSADPPAAGSPPGAGRGTPPGPPGYGSFAEQLRLAMALSEREQEEQERRRREEDEELQRILRLSLTDK, encoded by the exons ATGGCCCGGCCCGGAGACACCTTCCCGCTGCACCGGCTCGTCTGGCACAACCGGCACCAGGCGCTGGACAGCGCCCTGCGCTCCGGCACG CACGACGTGGAGCTGACGGACCCCCGCGGGAGGACCCCGCTGGAGCTGGCCGTGTCCCTGGGCCACCTGGAGTCGGTGCGGGTGCTGCTGCGGCACAACGCCAACGTGGGCCGCGAGAATGCCAACGGCTGGACGG tgctgcaggaggCGGTGAGCACGGGGGACCCCGAGATGGTGCAGCTGGTGCTCCAGTACCGCGACTACCAGCGGGCGACGCGGCGGCTCGCCGGCATCCCCGAGCTGCTCAGCAAACTGCGCCGG GCATCCGACTTCTATGTGGAGATGAAGTGGGAGTTCACCAGCTGGG TGCCCCTGGTCTCCAAGGTCTGTCCCAGCGACGTTTACCGCGTCTGGAAGCGGGGGGAGAGCCTGCGCGTTGACACCACGCTGCTGGGCTTCGAGCACATGACGTGGCAGCGCGGCCGCCGCAGCTACATCTTCAAGGGGGACG AGGACGGCGCGGTGGTGATGGAGGTGGACCACGACAAGCAGGTGGTCTACACAGAGACCTTGGCCTTGGCCTTGCACGAGCCCGACCTGCTGCTGGCGGCCATGCAGCCCTCGGAGGAGCACGTGGCCGGGCGGCTGACGTCCCCCATCGTCTCCACGCACCTGGACACCAGGAACATCGCCTTTGAGag gaaCAAGTCGGGGATCTGGGGCTGGCGCTCAGAGAAGATGGAGGTGGTCAGCGGCTACGAGGCCAAG GTGTACAGCGCCAGCAACGTGGAGCTGGTCACCAAGACCAGGACAGAGCACCTGTCCGACCAGGACAAGTCACGCAGCAAAG GCTCCAAGACCCCCTTCCACTCCTTCCTGGGCATCGCGCAGCAGCACGGCACCCACAACGGG GCTGCCAGCCCCACCAACCCCACAGCCATCACCCCCGAGGAGTATTTCGACCCCCACTTCGACCTGGAGACCCGCAACATTGGGCGCCCCATCGAGATGTCCAGCAAGGTGCAGAG GTTCAAGGCCACGCTGTGGCTGTGCGAGCAGCACCCGCTGTCGCTGGCAGAGCAGGTGACCCCCATCATCGACCTCATGGCCATCTCCAACGCCCACTTCGCCAAGCTGCGCGACTTCATCACCCTCAAGCTGCCGCCCGGTTTTCCTGTCAAGATCG AGATCCCCCTGTTCCACGTCCTCAACGCCCGCATCACCTTCAGCAACCTGTGCGGGTGCGACCAGCCGCTGGGCTCCGTGCGGGTCTGCACCCCCAGCTACCCCCCCGGCACACAGCCCCCCGGCACACAGCCCCCCAGCGCCAAAG GGCCCCCCGCAGGGGGTGCAGCAGGCTGGCCGTTCCCGTGCGAGGTGGAGCCGGGGGTGTTCGAGGTGCCGGCGGGGTACACGGTGCTGGGCGCGGGGCGCAGCGAGCCCCTGCGGGATGAGGATGACGACCTGCTGCAGTTCGCCATCCAGCAGAGCCTGCTCGACGCCGGCACCGAGACCGACCAG GTGACCATTTGGGAGGCGCTGACCAACACCCGCCCGGGCACCGACCCACCCCCCTACGACGAGGACCTGCAGCTGGAGCG AGCCCTGCAGGAGAGCATGCTGCTGCAGGCCGGCCCCAGCGCCGACCCCCCGGCAGCCGGGAGCCCCCCCGGGGCAGGTAGGGGCACCCCTCCAGGCCCCCCCGGCTACGGCAGCTTCGCGGAGCAGCTGCGCTTGGCCATGGCGCTCTCAGAgcgggagcaggaggagcaggagcggCGCCGGCGcgaggaggatgaggagctCCAGCGCATCCTGCGCCTGTCCCTCACCGACAAGTAG
- the ANKRD13D gene encoding ankyrin repeat domain-containing protein 13D isoform X2 — MARPGDTFPLHRLVWHNRHQALDSALRSGTHDVELTDPRGRTPLELAVSLGHLESVRVLLRHNANVGRENANGWTVLQEAVSTGDPEMVQLVLQYRDYQRATRRLAGIPELLSKLRRASDFYVEMKWEFTSWVPLVSKVCPSDVYRVWKRGESLRVDTTLLGFEHMTWQRGRRSYIFKGDEDGAVVMEVDHDKQVVYTETLALALHEPDLLLAAMQPSEEHVAGRLTSPIVSTHLDTRNIAFERNKSGIWGWRSEKMEVVSGYEAKVYSASNVELVTKTRTEHLSDQDKSRSKGSKTPFHSFLGIAQQHGTHNGAPVLQAASPTNPTAITPEEYFDPHFDLETRNIGRPIEMSSKVQRFKATLWLCEQHPLSLAEQVTPIIDLMAISNAHFAKLRDFITLKLPPGFPVKIEIPLFHVLNARITFSNLCGCDQPLGSVRVCTPSYPPGTQPPGTQPPSAKGGAAGWPFPCEVEPGVFEVPAGYTVLGAGRSEPLRDEDDDLLQFAIQQSLLDAGTETDQVTIWEALTNTRPGTDPPPYDEDLQLERALQESMLLQAGPSADPPAAGSPPGAGRGTPPGPPGYGSFAEQLRLAMALSEREQEEQERRRREEDEELQRILRLSLTDK, encoded by the exons ATGGCCCGGCCCGGAGACACCTTCCCGCTGCACCGGCTCGTCTGGCACAACCGGCACCAGGCGCTGGACAGCGCCCTGCGCTCCGGCACG CACGACGTGGAGCTGACGGACCCCCGCGGGAGGACCCCGCTGGAGCTGGCCGTGTCCCTGGGCCACCTGGAGTCGGTGCGGGTGCTGCTGCGGCACAACGCCAACGTGGGCCGCGAGAATGCCAACGGCTGGACGG tgctgcaggaggCGGTGAGCACGGGGGACCCCGAGATGGTGCAGCTGGTGCTCCAGTACCGCGACTACCAGCGGGCGACGCGGCGGCTCGCCGGCATCCCCGAGCTGCTCAGCAAACTGCGCCGG GCATCCGACTTCTATGTGGAGATGAAGTGGGAGTTCACCAGCTGGG TGCCCCTGGTCTCCAAGGTCTGTCCCAGCGACGTTTACCGCGTCTGGAAGCGGGGGGAGAGCCTGCGCGTTGACACCACGCTGCTGGGCTTCGAGCACATGACGTGGCAGCGCGGCCGCCGCAGCTACATCTTCAAGGGGGACG AGGACGGCGCGGTGGTGATGGAGGTGGACCACGACAAGCAGGTGGTCTACACAGAGACCTTGGCCTTGGCCTTGCACGAGCCCGACCTGCTGCTGGCGGCCATGCAGCCCTCGGAGGAGCACGTGGCCGGGCGGCTGACGTCCCCCATCGTCTCCACGCACCTGGACACCAGGAACATCGCCTTTGAGag gaaCAAGTCGGGGATCTGGGGCTGGCGCTCAGAGAAGATGGAGGTGGTCAGCGGCTACGAGGCCAAG GTGTACAGCGCCAGCAACGTGGAGCTGGTCACCAAGACCAGGACAGAGCACCTGTCCGACCAGGACAAGTCACGCAGCAAAG GCTCCAAGACCCCCTTCCACTCCTTCCTGGGCATCGCGCAGCAGCACGGCACCCACAACGGG GCACCCGTGCTGCAGGCTGCCAGCCCCACCAACCCCACAGCCATCACCCCCGAGGAGTATTTCGACCCCCACTTCGACCTGGAGACCCGCAACATTGGGCGCCCCATCGAGATGTCCAGCAAGGTGCAGAG GTTCAAGGCCACGCTGTGGCTGTGCGAGCAGCACCCGCTGTCGCTGGCAGAGCAGGTGACCCCCATCATCGACCTCATGGCCATCTCCAACGCCCACTTCGCCAAGCTGCGCGACTTCATCACCCTCAAGCTGCCGCCCGGTTTTCCTGTCAAGATCG AGATCCCCCTGTTCCACGTCCTCAACGCCCGCATCACCTTCAGCAACCTGTGCGGGTGCGACCAGCCGCTGGGCTCCGTGCGGGTCTGCACCCCCAGCTACCCCCCCGGCACACAGCCCCCCGGCACACAGCCCCCCAGCGCCAAAG GGGGTGCAGCAGGCTGGCCGTTCCCGTGCGAGGTGGAGCCGGGGGTGTTCGAGGTGCCGGCGGGGTACACGGTGCTGGGCGCGGGGCGCAGCGAGCCCCTGCGGGATGAGGATGACGACCTGCTGCAGTTCGCCATCCAGCAGAGCCTGCTCGACGCCGGCACCGAGACCGACCAG GTGACCATTTGGGAGGCGCTGACCAACACCCGCCCGGGCACCGACCCACCCCCCTACGACGAGGACCTGCAGCTGGAGCG AGCCCTGCAGGAGAGCATGCTGCTGCAGGCCGGCCCCAGCGCCGACCCCCCGGCAGCCGGGAGCCCCCCCGGGGCAGGTAGGGGCACCCCTCCAGGCCCCCCCGGCTACGGCAGCTTCGCGGAGCAGCTGCGCTTGGCCATGGCGCTCTCAGAgcgggagcaggaggagcaggagcggCGCCGGCGcgaggaggatgaggagctCCAGCGCATCCTGCGCCTGTCCCTCACCGACAAGTAG
- the ANKRD13D gene encoding ankyrin repeat domain-containing protein 13D isoform X4 yields MARPGDTFPLHRLVWHNRHQALDSALRSGTHDVELTDPRGRTPLELAVSLGHLESVRVLLRHNANVGRENANGWTVLQEAVSTGDPEMVQLVLQYRDYQRATRRLAGIPELLSKLRRASDFYVEMKWEFTSWVPLVSKVCPSDVYRVWKRGESLRVDTTLLGFEHMTWQRGRRSYIFKGDEDGAVVMEVDHDKQVVYTETLALALHEPDLLLAAMQPSEEHVAGRLTSPIVSTHLDTRNIAFERNKSGIWGWRSEKMEVVSGYEAKVYSASNVELVTKTRTEHLSDQDKSRSKGSKTPFHSFLGIAQQHGTHNGAPVLQAASPTNPTAITPEEYFDPHFDLETRNIGRPIEMSSKVQRFKATLWLCEQHPLSLAEQVTPIIDLMAISNAHFAKLRDFITLKLPPGFPVKIEIPLFHVLNARITFSNLCGCDQPLGSVRVCTPSYPPGTQPPGTQPPSAKGWPFPCEVEPGVFEVPAGYTVLGAGRSEPLRDEDDDLLQFAIQQSLLDAGTETDQVTIWEALTNTRPGTDPPPYDEDLQLERALQESMLLQAGPSADPPAAGSPPGAGRGTPPGPPGYGSFAEQLRLAMALSEREQEEQERRRREEDEELQRILRLSLTDK; encoded by the exons ATGGCCCGGCCCGGAGACACCTTCCCGCTGCACCGGCTCGTCTGGCACAACCGGCACCAGGCGCTGGACAGCGCCCTGCGCTCCGGCACG CACGACGTGGAGCTGACGGACCCCCGCGGGAGGACCCCGCTGGAGCTGGCCGTGTCCCTGGGCCACCTGGAGTCGGTGCGGGTGCTGCTGCGGCACAACGCCAACGTGGGCCGCGAGAATGCCAACGGCTGGACGG tgctgcaggaggCGGTGAGCACGGGGGACCCCGAGATGGTGCAGCTGGTGCTCCAGTACCGCGACTACCAGCGGGCGACGCGGCGGCTCGCCGGCATCCCCGAGCTGCTCAGCAAACTGCGCCGG GCATCCGACTTCTATGTGGAGATGAAGTGGGAGTTCACCAGCTGGG TGCCCCTGGTCTCCAAGGTCTGTCCCAGCGACGTTTACCGCGTCTGGAAGCGGGGGGAGAGCCTGCGCGTTGACACCACGCTGCTGGGCTTCGAGCACATGACGTGGCAGCGCGGCCGCCGCAGCTACATCTTCAAGGGGGACG AGGACGGCGCGGTGGTGATGGAGGTGGACCACGACAAGCAGGTGGTCTACACAGAGACCTTGGCCTTGGCCTTGCACGAGCCCGACCTGCTGCTGGCGGCCATGCAGCCCTCGGAGGAGCACGTGGCCGGGCGGCTGACGTCCCCCATCGTCTCCACGCACCTGGACACCAGGAACATCGCCTTTGAGag gaaCAAGTCGGGGATCTGGGGCTGGCGCTCAGAGAAGATGGAGGTGGTCAGCGGCTACGAGGCCAAG GTGTACAGCGCCAGCAACGTGGAGCTGGTCACCAAGACCAGGACAGAGCACCTGTCCGACCAGGACAAGTCACGCAGCAAAG GCTCCAAGACCCCCTTCCACTCCTTCCTGGGCATCGCGCAGCAGCACGGCACCCACAACGGG GCACCCGTGCTGCAGGCTGCCAGCCCCACCAACCCCACAGCCATCACCCCCGAGGAGTATTTCGACCCCCACTTCGACCTGGAGACCCGCAACATTGGGCGCCCCATCGAGATGTCCAGCAAGGTGCAGAG GTTCAAGGCCACGCTGTGGCTGTGCGAGCAGCACCCGCTGTCGCTGGCAGAGCAGGTGACCCCCATCATCGACCTCATGGCCATCTCCAACGCCCACTTCGCCAAGCTGCGCGACTTCATCACCCTCAAGCTGCCGCCCGGTTTTCCTGTCAAGATCG AGATCCCCCTGTTCCACGTCCTCAACGCCCGCATCACCTTCAGCAACCTGTGCGGGTGCGACCAGCCGCTGGGCTCCGTGCGGGTCTGCACCCCCAGCTACCCCCCCGGCACACAGCCCCCCGGCACACAGCCCCCCAGCGCCAAAG GCTGGCCGTTCCCGTGCGAGGTGGAGCCGGGGGTGTTCGAGGTGCCGGCGGGGTACACGGTGCTGGGCGCGGGGCGCAGCGAGCCCCTGCGGGATGAGGATGACGACCTGCTGCAGTTCGCCATCCAGCAGAGCCTGCTCGACGCCGGCACCGAGACCGACCAG GTGACCATTTGGGAGGCGCTGACCAACACCCGCCCGGGCACCGACCCACCCCCCTACGACGAGGACCTGCAGCTGGAGCG AGCCCTGCAGGAGAGCATGCTGCTGCAGGCCGGCCCCAGCGCCGACCCCCCGGCAGCCGGGAGCCCCCCCGGGGCAGGTAGGGGCACCCCTCCAGGCCCCCCCGGCTACGGCAGCTTCGCGGAGCAGCTGCGCTTGGCCATGGCGCTCTCAGAgcgggagcaggaggagcaggagcggCGCCGGCGcgaggaggatgaggagctCCAGCGCATCCTGCGCCTGTCCCTCACCGACAAGTAG